From Nicotiana tabacum cultivar K326 chromosome 20, ASM71507v2, whole genome shotgun sequence, one genomic window encodes:
- the LOC107791865 gene encoding uncharacterized protein LOC107791865 isoform X1: protein MDRQQKRKQPCITTDSYDKNARWRELYRDMATAKKNTLLLQRRLKKREATTNRLLGSIKSINLAESMCAIQDNVIVGGSCSISKRVATDREVFTPLNVLDKGKNVIHSISTFENGLTSSTSGKSSGPNTETILVDVANTIAFNSRNEVKETSK, encoded by the exons ATGGATCgtcaacaaaaaagaaaacaaccTTGCATAACAACAGATTCTTATGATAAGAATGCCAGGTGGCGTGAACTCTATCGTGACATGGCCACGGCTAAAAAGAACACACTTCTACTGCAACGCCGCCTCAAAAAGAGAGAGGCGACAACTAATCGTCTTCTTGGAAGTATAAAATCTATTAATCTTGCTGAATCAATGTGTGCAATTCAGGATAATGTTATTGTTGGAGGCTCTTGTTCTATTTCCAAAAGAG TTGCAACTGATCGTGAGGTTTTTACGCCACTAAATGTGCTTGACAAAGGGAAAAATGTGATTCATTCTATTTCTACTTTTGAAAATG GTTTGACATCAAGTACTTCAGGTAAATCAAGCGGTCCAAATACTGAAACAATCCTGGTCGATG TTGCCAACACAATAGCTTTCAACTCAAGAAATGAAGTAAAAGAAACGTCAAAATGA
- the LOC107791865 gene encoding uncharacterized protein LOC107791865 isoform X2: protein MATAKKNTLLLQRRLKKREATTNRLLGSIKSINLAESMCAIQDNVIVGGSCSISKRVATDREVFTPLNVLDKGKNVIHSISTFENGLTSSTSGKSSGPNTETILVDVANTIAFNSRNEVKETSK, encoded by the exons ATGGCCACGGCTAAAAAGAACACACTTCTACTGCAACGCCGCCTCAAAAAGAGAGAGGCGACAACTAATCGTCTTCTTGGAAGTATAAAATCTATTAATCTTGCTGAATCAATGTGTGCAATTCAGGATAATGTTATTGTTGGAGGCTCTTGTTCTATTTCCAAAAGAG TTGCAACTGATCGTGAGGTTTTTACGCCACTAAATGTGCTTGACAAAGGGAAAAATGTGATTCATTCTATTTCTACTTTTGAAAATG GTTTGACATCAAGTACTTCAGGTAAATCAAGCGGTCCAAATACTGAAACAATCCTGGTCGATG TTGCCAACACAATAGCTTTCAACTCAAGAAATGAAGTAAAAGAAACGTCAAAATGA
- the LOC107791864 gene encoding uncharacterized protein LOC107791864 gives METQNLEQGKRKRDVVSVREYYCYKLQMRNDDEDEILHTRRLFQQYSVDEYIKLETQRLDFGSFNQDLFRMSVLQGLLYVLRLGERDASNVGKQTFLPNSFIGGPRDMRQRYMDAIALVQHFGKPDLFITMTCNSSWMEIKEHLSSSDEAQNRPDLISRAFRAKIEELKTDILKRNIFGKVAAFMYTVEFQKRGLPHAHFLIILSNEQKLLTTEAYDDIIRAELPDSNREPNLHKLVLKHMMHGLCGILNPINCCMKKGCCKFKYPQKFVDQTSKGNDLYPIYRRRNTGEVVHVRGKDLYNLGLFIQSIFTWKIQLSHKY, from the coding sequence ATGGAAACTCAAAATCTTGAACAAGGAAAACGCAAAAGAGATGTTGTTTCAGTTCGTGAATACTACTGTTATAAGCTccaaatgagaaatgatgatgaagatgaaatTCTACATACAAGGAGATTATTTCAGCAATATTCAGTTGATGAGTATATAAAATTAGAGACACAAAGATTGGATTTTGGTTCGTTCAATCAAGATTTGTTTAGAATGAGTGTATTGCAAGGACTTCTTTATGTATTACGACTTGGTGAAAGGGATGCTTCCAATGTTGGAAAACAAACATTTCTACCAAATTCCTTTATAGGTGGCCCTAGAGATATGCGTCAGCGTTACATGGATGCTATTGCGTTAGTACAACATTTTGGTAAACCTGATCTATTTATAACTATGACATGTAACTCATCTTGGATGGAAATAAAAGAACATTTATCATCAAGTGATGAGGCACAAAATAGACCTGATTTGATTAGTCGAGCGTTTCGAGCCAAAATAGAAGAGCTAAAGACAGATATATTAAAACgaaatatttttggaaaagttGCTGCTTTTATGTATACTGTAGAATTTCAAAAACGAGGCTTACCCCATGCtcattttcttattattttaagTAATGAGCAGAAACTATTGACAACTGAGGCATATGATGATATAATTAGAGCAGAATTACCAGATAGTAATAGAGAACCAAATTTACACAAACTTGTTCTTAAGCATATGATGCACGGCCTTTGTGGTATTTTAAACCCGATAAATTGTTGTATGAAAAAAGGTTGCTGCAAATTCAAATACCCACAAAAGTTTGTTGATCAAAcatcaaaaggaaatgatttGTATCCTATATATAGAAGACGAAACACAGGGGAAGTCGTGCATGTGAGAGGGAAAGATTTATATAATCTTGGGTTGTTCATACAATCCATATTTACTTGGAAAATACAATTGTCACATAAATATTGA